The Sorex araneus isolate mSorAra2 chromosome 5, mSorAra2.pri, whole genome shotgun sequence genome has a segment encoding these proteins:
- the SSR2 gene encoding translocon-associated protein subunit beta has protein sequence MRLLAVVVVALLAVTQAEDGARLLASKSLLNRYAVEGRDLTLQYNIYNVGSSAALDVELSDDSFPPEDFGIVSGMLNVKWDRIAPASNVSHTVVLRPLKAGYFNFTSATVTYLAQEDGPVVVGFTSAPGQGGILAQREFDRRFSPHFLDWAAFGVMTLPSIGVPLLLWYSSKRKYDTPKTKKN, from the exons ATGAGGCTGCTGGCCGTGGTGGTGGTGGCTCTGCTGGCTGTCACTCAAGCAGAGGATGGAGCCCGGCTCTTGGCGTCCAAGTCACTGCTGAATAGATATGCCGTGGAGGGCCGAGACCTGACCCTGCAGTACAACATCTACAATGTGGGCTCCAG TGCTGCATTAGATGTGGAATTATCTGACGATTCCTTCCCGCCAGAAGACTTCGGCATTGTCTCCGGAATGCTTAATGTCAAATGGGACCGCATTGCCCC TGCCAGCAATGTCTCCCACACTGTGGTCCTGCGCCCCCTCAAGGCGGGCTACTTCAACTTCACCTCTGCGACTGTTACTTACCTGGCCCAGGAGGATGGCCCAGTGGTG GTGGGCTTCACCAGTGCGCCGGGACAGGGCGGCATCCTGGCCCAGCGGGAGTTTGATCGGCGGTTCTCCCCACACTTT cTGGACTGGGCAGCCTTCGGGGTCATGACGCTCCCGTCCATCGGCGTCCCGTTGCTGCTGTGGTACTCGAGCAAGCGGAAGTACGACACTCCCAAGACCAAGAAGAACTGA